One part of the Vibrio palustris genome encodes these proteins:
- the murA gene encoding UDP-N-acetylglucosamine 1-carboxyvinyltransferase produces MDKFRVIGSPSPLQGEVRISGAKNAALPILFASILAEEPVEVANVPHLRDIDTTMELLGRLGAKVERNGSVHVDSSKIDQYCAPYDLVKTMRASIWALGPLVARFGKGEVSLPGGCAIGARPVDLHINGLEQLGATITLEDGYVKAEVDGRLKAAHIVMDKVSVGATITIMCAATLAEGTTVLDNAAREPEIVDTADFLNQIGAKISGAGTDTITIEGVERLHGGKHSVVADRIETGTFLVAAAVSKGKIVCHNTDARLLDAVLAKLEEAGADIAIGDNWISLDMTKNELKAVSVRTAPHPGFPTDMQAQFTLLNMMAKGSGVITETIFENRFMHVPELLRMGAKAEIEGNTVICGDTDQLSGAQVMATDLRASASLVLAGCIAKGETIVDRIYHIDRGYEKIEDKLSALGANIERISEAG; encoded by the coding sequence ATGGATAAGTTTCGAGTTATTGGTTCACCTTCACCGTTACAAGGTGAAGTGCGAATTTCAGGTGCAAAAAATGCTGCACTGCCGATTTTGTTTGCTTCTATTCTGGCTGAAGAGCCGGTAGAAGTTGCGAACGTCCCGCATTTACGCGATATTGATACCACAATGGAGCTACTCGGTCGTTTAGGCGCGAAAGTAGAGCGTAATGGCTCTGTGCATGTCGATTCGAGTAAAATTGATCAATATTGTGCGCCGTATGATTTGGTTAAAACCATGCGCGCGTCTATTTGGGCTCTGGGTCCTTTAGTTGCTCGCTTTGGTAAAGGAGAAGTCTCCTTACCCGGTGGCTGTGCGATAGGTGCGCGTCCGGTGGATTTACATATCAATGGTTTAGAGCAACTAGGTGCGACTATTACGTTAGAAGACGGGTATGTGAAAGCCGAAGTTGATGGGCGCTTAAAAGCGGCTCATATCGTCATGGATAAAGTGTCTGTTGGTGCAACCATTACTATCATGTGCGCGGCGACGCTCGCAGAAGGAACTACGGTTCTTGATAATGCAGCTCGCGAACCTGAAATTGTTGATACGGCTGATTTTTTAAACCAAATTGGTGCGAAAATCTCAGGAGCTGGTACTGATACAATTACCATTGAAGGCGTTGAACGTTTGCATGGTGGTAAGCACTCAGTCGTGGCTGACCGTATTGAAACCGGAACTTTCCTTGTTGCTGCTGCTGTGTCTAAAGGTAAAATTGTATGTCATAACACTGATGCACGCCTTTTAGATGCGGTACTTGCTAAGCTTGAAGAAGCGGGGGCGGATATTGCAATCGGTGATAACTGGATTAGCCTTGATATGACTAAGAACGAGCTAAAAGCCGTTTCTGTGCGTACAGCGCCGCATCCTGGTTTTCCAACGGATATGCAAGCTCAGTTTACTCTGCTAAATATGATGGCGAAGGGCAGTGGTGTGATTACCGAGACGATTTTTGAAAATCGTTTTATGCATGTTCCTGAGCTTTTACGTATGGGAGCAAAAGCTGAAATTGAAGGTAATACTGTGATTTGCGGTGATACGGATCAACTCAGTGGTGCACAGGTTATGGCGACCGATTTGCGTGCTTCCGCCAGTTTAGTGCTTGCTGGTTGTATTGCTAAAGGCGAAACAATCGTTGATCGTATTTATCATATCGACCGCGGCTATGAAAAAATCGAAGATAAACTGTCGGCGCT
- the ibaG gene encoding BolA family iron metabolism protein IbaG — MDSSQVKQILEQALNLEEIHVKGEGSHYEVIAVDGCFDGMSRVKKQQMIYAPLMELIQRNDIHAVSIKAYTPNEWARDKKLMSL; from the coding sequence GTGGATAGCTCACAAGTAAAACAGATTTTAGAACAAGCGCTTAACCTTGAAGAAATTCATGTGAAAGGCGAAGGTAGTCACTATGAAGTGATTGCCGTTGATGGTTGCTTCGACGGCATGAGTCGAGTAAAGAAGCAGCAAATGATTTATGCGCCTCTTATGGAGTTGATACAGCGGAATGACATCCACGCTGTATCCATCAAAGCCTATACACCAAATGAGTGGGCTCGCGATAAGAAATTGATGTCGCTGTAA
- a CDS encoding STAS domain-containing protein, with protein MSDSQWHIVSPEYAELQGALDRDTVPKLWESLSQWTADVEQVTVSLASVERVDSAGMAMLIHLIENAKRQNCHIMLSFVPKQLGMLFQLSNIEQMMNQHIKQSTEVNGG; from the coding sequence ATGAGTGATTCACAATGGCACATAGTCAGCCCCGAATACGCTGAATTACAAGGGGCTTTAGACCGCGATACGGTGCCTAAGTTATGGGAATCATTAAGTCAGTGGACCGCCGATGTAGAGCAGGTGACGGTATCGTTGGCCTCCGTTGAGCGTGTTGATTCTGCAGGAATGGCAATGCTAATTCATTTAATTGAGAATGCAAAACGTCAAAACTGTCATATAATGCTCTCTTTCGTGCCTAAGCAATTAGGCATGCTGTTTCAATTAAGTAATATTGAGCAGATGATGAATCAACACATTAAGCAATCAACAGAGGTGAACGGTGGATAG
- the mlaC gene encoding phospholipid-binding protein MlaC, with protein sequence MLKRYFILVLSLVLSWAVHSQEVAQTQPYNMMKQVAQQAFNRLKNEQPKIHQDPEYLKTIVEQELMPYVNAKYAALKLLGPNLRGAKHSDVEAFIKAFRAYLVTNYAQVLTQYSDQGIKFGPETDIADDRRITSVRVDIVDHSRPNIKLDFKLRKEKSGDWKVYDMVAEGVSMLSSKRSEWSGKIRNEGILGVAKDLQRLADNPVKFESDSK encoded by the coding sequence ATGTTGAAGCGATATTTTATTCTAGTATTGAGTTTAGTGCTGTCATGGGCGGTGCATTCTCAAGAGGTTGCCCAAACTCAACCGTATAATATGATGAAGCAGGTTGCGCAGCAGGCGTTTAACCGCTTGAAGAACGAACAGCCGAAAATACATCAAGACCCTGAGTATCTGAAAACCATCGTAGAGCAGGAACTAATGCCCTATGTGAATGCTAAATACGCGGCATTGAAATTATTGGGTCCGAATCTACGTGGCGCTAAACATAGTGATGTGGAAGCCTTTATCAAAGCCTTTCGCGCTTATTTAGTGACCAACTATGCGCAAGTATTGACACAATATTCCGATCAAGGCATTAAGTTTGGTCCAGAAACAGACATTGCTGATGATCGCCGTATTACCAGTGTACGAGTGGATATCGTGGATCACTCTCGACCGAACATTAAGCTTGATTTTAAATTGCGTAAAGAGAAATCGGGTGACTGGAAAGTCTACGACATGGTTGCCGAAGGGGTCAGTATGTTATCGAGCAAACGTTCTGAGTGGAGTGGTAAAATCCGCAATGAAGGTATTCTTGGTGTCGCCAAAGATTTACAACGATTAGCCGATAATCCCGTTAAGTTTGAGAGTGATTCAAAATGA
- the mlaD gene encoding outer membrane lipid asymmetry maintenance protein MlaD translates to MKQTRKLELGVGCFVLAGICAILVMIFQVADVKGIGSTDTYTLTAEFDNVGSLKVRSPVKVGGVVIGRVDNIALDQKTMLPKVTMEIDSKYDQFPDNSSAQILTAGLIGEQYIGLVPGFVYDGEGAMLKDGGRIEDTKSALVLEDLIGQFLYGSGDKDKDSSGEAK, encoded by the coding sequence ATGAAACAAACACGAAAATTAGAATTAGGGGTTGGCTGTTTTGTTCTCGCAGGAATTTGCGCAATCCTAGTCATGATTTTTCAAGTCGCTGACGTAAAGGGGATTGGTTCAACGGATACTTATACCCTGACTGCAGAATTTGATAATGTTGGTTCACTAAAAGTTCGTTCACCAGTGAAAGTCGGTGGTGTCGTGATTGGTCGTGTGGATAATATCGCATTAGATCAGAAGACGATGCTACCGAAAGTCACGATGGAAATTGATAGTAAATATGATCAGTTTCCCGATAACTCTAGTGCGCAAATTCTGACTGCCGGACTGATTGGTGAGCAATACATCGGTTTAGTCCCTGGCTTTGTTTATGATGGAGAAGGCGCTATGCTCAAAGATGGCGGCCGGATTGAAGATACCAAGTCTGCGCTAGTCTTAGAAGACTTGATTGGTCAGTTCTTATATGGTTCTGGTGACAAAGATAAAGATAGCAGCGGCGAGGCAAAATAA
- the mlaE gene encoding lipid asymmetry maintenance ABC transporter permease subunit MlaE, with translation MLANLEQWVSDLGRRTLSFCVTLGRATLMLVGALGGRPRPIKNFPLLIKQLHSIGVQSLAIIVVSGLFIGMVLSLQGYVILVDYGAEGSLGQMISLSLLRELGPVVTALLFAGRAGSALTAEIGLMKATEQLSSLEMMAVDPLKRVIAPRFYAGLISMPLLAMIFMAVGIWGGELVGVDWKGIDAGSYWSAMQASVQFGKDIGYSAIKCVIFAITVTFIALFNGYDAVPTSEGISRATTKTVVHSSLAVLGLDFVLTALMFGN, from the coding sequence ATGTTAGCTAACCTAGAGCAATGGGTCAGTGATTTAGGTCGTCGGACTTTGTCGTTTTGTGTGACATTAGGAAGAGCGACTTTGATGTTGGTTGGCGCGTTAGGCGGCAGACCAAGACCGATTAAAAATTTCCCATTACTAATTAAACAGTTGCATAGTATTGGCGTACAATCACTCGCCATTATTGTTGTGTCTGGTTTATTTATCGGGATGGTTTTAAGTTTACAAGGCTATGTAATCTTAGTGGATTACGGAGCGGAAGGTAGCTTAGGACAGATGATTTCGCTGTCTTTATTAAGAGAGTTAGGGCCAGTCGTTACTGCGTTGTTATTTGCGGGCCGTGCCGGCTCAGCTTTGACCGCAGAAATTGGTCTTATGAAAGCGACAGAGCAACTATCCAGCTTAGAAATGATGGCAGTCGATCCGCTCAAGCGCGTCATTGCCCCACGTTTTTACGCCGGACTTATTTCGATGCCTTTACTGGCAATGATCTTTATGGCCGTCGGTATTTGGGGCGGTGAATTGGTCGGTGTTGATTGGAAAGGCATTGATGCGGGCAGTTATTGGTCGGCAATGCAAGCCTCTGTCCAGTTTGGTAAAGATATTGGTTATAGTGCGATCAAGTGTGTAATTTTTGCAATTACCGTCACTTTTATTGCGCTATTTAATGGTTACGACGCCGTTCCTACTTCAGAGGGAATTAGCCGAGCCACAACGAAAACTGTAGTACATTCTTCGCTGGCTGTGTTGGGTCTCGATTTTGTACTTACTGCATTGATGTTTGGGAATTAA
- the mlaF gene encoding phospholipid ABC transporter ATP-binding protein MlaF, whose product MSNNDLVIINNLTFSRSGRKIFDNVSLRVPKGKVTAIMGPSGIGKTTLLRLIGGQIQPEDGEIWFDGDNIPALTRKQLYQARKKMSMLFQSGALFTDLNVFDNVAFPLREHTELDENLIRTLVMLKLEAVGLRGASQLMPSELSGGMARRAALARSIALDPELILYDEPFVGQDPITMGVLVELIHNLNEALGVTSVVVSHDVPEVMSIADWVYILADGKIIAEGTPKKLSLDRNPKVQQFLKGNADGPVPFRYPSQPIEKDLFDVS is encoded by the coding sequence ATGTCTAACAATGACTTAGTAATTATTAATAATCTGACTTTTTCTCGCTCGGGTCGCAAGATCTTCGATAACGTCAGTTTACGCGTACCAAAAGGCAAGGTTACCGCGATTATGGGACCATCCGGCATCGGCAAAACGACGTTGTTACGTCTTATTGGCGGTCAAATACAACCAGAAGACGGAGAGATATGGTTTGATGGGGATAATATCCCAGCGTTAACCCGTAAACAGTTATACCAAGCACGTAAAAAAATGAGCATGTTGTTTCAATCGGGGGCTTTATTTACTGATTTAAATGTGTTCGACAACGTGGCATTTCCGTTACGGGAGCACACAGAATTGGATGAAAACCTGATTCGAACATTGGTGATGCTCAAGCTGGAAGCCGTAGGTTTACGAGGCGCTTCTCAGTTAATGCCAAGTGAGCTGTCGGGAGGCATGGCTCGCCGTGCCGCATTAGCTCGTTCTATTGCGTTAGATCCTGAACTTATTTTGTACGATGAACCTTTTGTTGGACAGGATCCCATTACAATGGGCGTGTTGGTCGAGTTGATTCATAACCTTAACGAAGCATTAGGCGTTACATCTGTGGTGGTTTCTCACGATGTTCCTGAAGTGATGAGTATTGCAGATTGGGTATATATCTTAGCCGATGGCAAAATTATTGCGGAAGGGACACCGAAAAAACTATCCTTAGATCGCAACCCCAAAGTGCAACAGTTCTTAAAAGGGAATGCGGATGGTCCGGTTCCGTTTCGTTATCCTTCGCAACCGATAGAAAAGGACTTGTTTGATGTTAGCTAA
- a CDS encoding calcium/sodium antiporter, translating into MLEAAGLLILGLILLVWSADKLVFGAAAVARNFGVSPMIIGMTILAMGSSAPEMMVSATAAMANKTDTAVGNVLGSNIANIALILGITAMIKPLSIGATVLRREMPLMIAITILAGILLKDDYLGYGEGILLLGLFVLFILGMQQISRREKKQGKAVIDTHEEDIPQDVPNIKAGMWVLLGLILLPVAANLLIDNAVIIAKAFGMSDLVIGLTIISIGTSLPELAASLAGVLKGEDDMAVGNIIGSNIFNILAVMGLPGIIQPSYVSEYAMGRDFWVMLGISLLLVVIALGKSRRINRIEGGILFIVFVAYQSYLFMNMSA; encoded by the coding sequence ATGTTAGAAGCAGCTGGATTACTTATTCTAGGCCTTATTCTCCTAGTATGGAGCGCAGACAAGCTCGTTTTTGGTGCCGCTGCCGTCGCGAGAAACTTCGGTGTTTCTCCGATGATTATCGGCATGACTATTCTCGCGATGGGCTCGTCAGCACCAGAGATGATGGTGTCAGCGACCGCCGCGATGGCAAACAAAACGGATACCGCCGTTGGCAACGTTTTAGGTTCTAACATTGCCAATATCGCACTTATTCTTGGCATTACCGCAATGATCAAGCCATTAAGCATAGGTGCAACGGTCCTACGACGCGAAATGCCACTCATGATAGCGATCACTATCCTAGCAGGTATTCTCTTGAAAGACGATTATCTGGGCTATGGTGAAGGTATTCTCTTACTCGGCCTATTTGTCTTATTCATACTTGGTATGCAGCAAATTAGCCGTCGTGAGAAAAAACAAGGTAAAGCCGTCATTGATACCCATGAGGAAGACATTCCTCAAGATGTTCCCAACATTAAAGCGGGCATGTGGGTACTGCTTGGCCTGATATTATTACCTGTTGCGGCAAATTTGTTGATCGACAATGCAGTTATCATCGCTAAAGCGTTTGGTATGAGCGATCTCGTGATCGGCCTAACCATCATCTCTATAGGGACGAGTCTACCAGAGCTAGCAGCATCGTTAGCAGGCGTGCTAAAAGGAGAGGATGATATGGCGGTCGGTAATATTATCGGCTCAAATATTTTTAATATTTTAGCGGTAATGGGGCTACCCGGTATTATTCAACCTTCCTACGTAAGTGAATATGCAATGGGGCGTGATTTTTGGGTTATGCTCGGAATTTCGCTCTTGTTAGTTGTGATCGCTCTGGGTAAATCACGCCGTATTAATCGCATTGAAGGTGGCATATTATTTATCGTTTTCGTTGCGTATCAGTCTTATTTATTCATGAATATGAGTGCTTAA